In Antarcticibacterium arcticum, the genomic stretch TTCCGAATTTTTTAGGATCAATTTTCGCAAGCTCGGGAATGTAGGAGGCAACTTCTCCATATACATCTTTATAACTTAGATCCTGCTCTATAGTATTTAATATCTTCTGGTAACTCATTTCTATTTTAAATCGTTTAAATTGCTGCTGGGCTCTGCTTCAAAAGGGGTTTCATTAACTTTAAAGATACGTGCGGTTAAATTCCCTCTCAGGGTAATGTTCCCGCCCTTTAACTCCAGCCAGCTTCCTTCCCTTAAGCCAATAACGGGTTGCGTATTAAGCGTATGGAATTCCCTAATCCTGGTCTCTCTCGTCTCACCTTTATGGGTGGAATTAAGAACGGGATCAAGGTAATGCGGATTGATATTAAAAGGCACCACCCCCAGTGTTTGAAAGCTGGGAGGGTAAATTATTGGCATGTCATTGGTGGTTTGCATGGTAAGCCCGGCAATATTTGTTCCCGCACTGGTACCAAGATATGGGGTTCCCTGGAGGATAACCTGCCTTAAAAGGCCCATAATATTATTTCGGTACAATTTTTCTACCAGCAGGAAGGTGTTACCACCTCCCGTAAAAATACCTTTACTTTCCTGTACAGCTTGTGCCGGATCTTCATACTCATGCAATCCTTTTACGGCTATGCCGGTATTTTCAAGGGATTTTTTCACCAGGTCTGTATAGTCAGTATGTGATATTCCTCCCGGCCGGGCATATGGAATGAACAATAATTCCCTCTCCTTGAATAATTCCTGAATTTCAGGAAGTAAATATTCCAGATAGGTCTGGCCGTGTAAGGTGGAGGTGCTTGCTAATATGGCATTTTTCATTGGAACCTTTTTATTTTAAATTACAGGAAAGGGGTTACCGGCTGGTTTTTATTAATGAATTCCAGCGTGAAGAATACCATTTTCCGCTTATATATGGTAAATTTAAGCAAAGAGTTGGTTTAACAAAAGATTAGGCAGGCCTTATAACAAGAATAAGATTTGGATTTGTTTCTTTAGAAAAATATTGATTTATGAAAAAGTTGTCATTTTTTATGGTATTTCTGCTGGCAAGTATGTTTCTTCAGGCCCAAACTGGAGAGCGTACCCTCGTAAACGGTTCGTTTACAATGCCCGTGGGTGAAAGTATGCAGGGGATAAGTGTCTTTAATCTAAATACCAATCGCGGAACGGTTTCAAATAATGCAGGGAAATTCAGCCTGCTGGCAGGGGTAAATGACAGTATAAGGATTTCCTCCATGCAATTCCAGGAGTTTACAATTATTGTTGATAAAGGGGTGATTGATTCTCAACAATTGAACATACAAATCAATGAGGTAGTAAATCTATTACCTGAAGTTATTGTAAGTCCATATGATCTTACCGGCAATGTAAAAGTAGATATATCGCGCATGGCAGTTGCCCGGGTGCCGGACACCTTAACGGCCAAAAACTCCATGGGGCTTTATTTTGAGGCCGACGCTGCCCCAGATCTGCAATCCATGCCCCGCAACGAAGCTTTGGCTATGAGCGAGACAAGGTTGGTGAATGGAATTAATTTTGTAAACTTGTTTAAGGAAATTCTCATCACGAATAAAAGGGACCAGGTTCAACGGCCAGAGGCAGATATAAATATGGATGTTCGTGCGCTGTTCAACGATCAGTTTTTTAAAGAGAATTTTGATATTGAACTCCGGAATATCAATGAGTTTATTTATTATGCCGATCATAACGGGCTGGAGGAAGAAATGTTGAAAGAAGGGAACGAACTGGAATTGATCGAATTTTTATTGGTCCAGAGTAAAAAATTTAAAAAAGAACAATCAAAAAGGAATTAATTAAAAATATTGGGCAGTAAATATATGATGACCAAAACTTTCTTATTTACTGCATTGATTCTTTGCTTTTTAAAGGGTTTTTCTCAAAATCCCGTTCTGCTCGAAGGTAGAATTCTGGCAGAAGAACTGGAAAGTTCCACCATTCATATTATTAATATTTCCCGGAAAACGGGTACGGTAAATGAAAAAGAAGGGGATTTCAGGATCCTGGTAAGACAGGGAGATACCTTACTGTTTTCCTCTATTCAATATGTAAACCGGGAAGTAGAAATTTCTGCCGAAATACTGCAAAAAGGATTTCTTGAAATTTCACTAAGCGAGGATGTCAATGTCCTTGCAGAAGTTAACCTGCGCAATACAAAACTTACTGGAAATTTAAATACAGATCTTGATAATATTAAAGTCGTAAAAGACCTTCCCCTAAAATTAAGTGCAGCAGATATTAATCAGCTTAAATTTAAGGAGGATATTAATGATCCATTAAAAGCGCCGGAGCAACTGGCATTTCAGCAAAATTTAGTGGGAGAAGGAGCGGGGAGTGTAAATATTCTGGGAGGAATTGGGATGATAACAGATTTGTTAGGTATAAAAGGAAAAGAGAAAAAACCAACTTTTAAAGGGCCGGTTGCGCCAATGTCAATTCAAATAAGGGAACGTTTTAATGATGATTTCTTTAAATCGAGTTTGGGAATTCAGGAAAGTAAGATCAGAGAATTTTTATTTTTTCTGGATGATCAGGGAATTTCAGCTCAAATGCTAAGTGACAACAATAAACTTGCACTTATAGATCTACTTATTGAGCAAAGCAGAATTTATAAAGAAACCTATTCCCTGGATTAATATAAAGCCCCGGAAATTACGATAGGCGATCCCTGGAAATAATTGAATCTTGTTTATTAACTTCCCCCTGTTTAAATTTTTAAGAAAACTGCAAAACATAATAATCCGCTTGCCACGCTTTGGAGTAATTTTTGACCAGAAAATAAACCTTTTTGATTATTTAAAGTCCTAGATTAAGAATAGTAGTTATGAAATCAAAAATTCTGTTTCTCCTTATCATATTTTCACTGTCCTCATTTAGTGCGGTTCATAAATTCTACGTAAGTGTAACTGAAATTGAGCATAATGGTAAGAATAAAAGCCTCCAGATTATTTCCCGCGTATTTACAGATGATCTCGAAAGTGTACTAAAGACGAGGTTTGACCCTGAAATAAGATTGGGTAAGAAAGTGGAAACTCCGGGAGTAGACGCTTATATAGAGAAATACCTAGGGCAAAGGTTCACTGTTGAGGTAGACGGGAAACCGCTTGAAATAAAATTTCTTGGGAAGGAATATGAAAATGATATGACCTTATTTTACCTTGAGATTCCGGAGGTAAAAGAATTTAGTAAGATTACGGTGAAGAATACGATATTGCTTGATATGTTCGAGGAACAAAAAAACCTTATTCATGTTCAGTATAAAGGGAAAACCAAAAGTTTGATACTTGCCGAAGGAAAAGAGAGGGACGTGTTAAATTTTTAATTATGAAATCTTTCGCCAAATATAAAAAGCTATTTTTAGCACTTTAAAATTAATAAATATCCATAATGAGAAGAATTCAATTTGTACTATTTGCCTGTATGTTTGTTTTTTCAAGCGGAGTATATGCTCAGGATGAGCCAGCTGCTCAGGAAGAAATAACCCAGAAGGGCCATTTTAATGAAAATAAATTCCGCCAGTTATATGATGAGTTAGCAACTCCTAATCAATATCGTACAGCTGCCGGAGCACCGGGATCTGCCTATTATCAAAACCAGGCAGATTATAAAATGGATATTGAACTGGATGATAAGACACAGATATTAAAAGGTGTTGAAACTATTACTTACCATAACAATTCACCAGATCCTTTGGAATACCTGTGGGTACAGCTGGATCAAAATATACGTTCCAAGGATTCCCCTGCTTTGCAAAAGGATGGGAATTCAATAGCGCCCGTTTCACAAACCGGAGGTTTTGTTAATCAATTTCTTACAGAGCCCTTTGATGGTGGCTTCAACATTGAGGAAGTAAGTAAGGACGGGAAACCCCTTCCATATACTATCAATTTTACAATGATGCGGGTTGATATGCCCCAGGTCTTGAAACCGGGGGAAAGTTTCTCCTTTAAAATTAAATGGTGGTACCAGGTGAATAATCATGTGACAGACAGGGCACGTTCCGGTTATGAGCATTTCCCGGAAGACGGGAACAATGCCTATGTAATTGCACAGTTCTTTCCAAGAATGGCAGTTTACAATGATGTTGAAGGATGGCAGAATATGCAGTTTTGGGGGAACGGTGAATTTGCCCTTCCTTTTGGAAATTACGAAGTGAACATCACAGTACCGGCAGATCATATTCTTGATGCCACGGGTGAGATCCTGAACCGTAAAGAAGTGTACAGCAAGGAAATGATGAAAAGATATGAGCAGGCAAAAAAATCTTTTGATAAGCCCGTTATAATTGTAAGTCAGGCCGAAGCTGAAGCGGCTGAAAAAGGCTTTTCTGATAAAAAGAAAACCTGGAAACTTAAGGCCGAAATGGTGAGGGATTTTGCTTTTGCAACCTCCCGAAAATTTGTGGTTGATATGATGAATGTAGATGTACAGGGCAAAGAAGTTATGGCGGTTTCTATGTATCCCAAGGAGGGAAATCCGCTGTGGGAGGAATATTCTACGCGGGCAGTGGCAAGCACATTAAAATCTTATTCAAATCATACCTTCCAGTATCCGTATCACAAAGCTATTTCGGTACACGCAAAAAACCAGGGTATGGAGTATCCAATGATCTGCTGGAATTATGGCAGGCCAGAGCCGGATGGTACTTATAGCGACCGGGTAAAATTCGGGATGATAAGTGTAATTATTCACGAGATTGGGCACAATTTCTTCCCCATGATCGTAA encodes the following:
- the pepE gene encoding dipeptidase PepE, with translation MKNAILASTSTLHGQTYLEYLLPEIQELFKERELLFIPYARPGGISHTDYTDLVKKSLENTGIAVKGLHEYEDPAQAVQESKGIFTGGGNTFLLVEKLYRNNIMGLLRQVILQGTPYLGTSAGTNIAGLTMQTTNDMPIIYPPSFQTLGVVPFNINPHYLDPVLNSTHKGETRETRIREFHTLNTQPVIGLREGSWLELKGGNITLRGNLTARIFKVNETPFEAEPSSNLNDLK
- a CDS encoding M1 family metallopeptidase → MRRIQFVLFACMFVFSSGVYAQDEPAAQEEITQKGHFNENKFRQLYDELATPNQYRTAAGAPGSAYYQNQADYKMDIELDDKTQILKGVETITYHNNSPDPLEYLWVQLDQNIRSKDSPALQKDGNSIAPVSQTGGFVNQFLTEPFDGGFNIEEVSKDGKPLPYTINFTMMRVDMPQVLKPGESFSFKIKWWYQVNNHVTDRARSGYEHFPEDGNNAYVIAQFFPRMAVYNDVEGWQNMQFWGNGEFALPFGNYEVNITVPADHILDATGEILNRKEVYSKEMMKRYEQAKKSFDKPVIIVSQAEAEAAEKGFSDKKKTWKLKAEMVRDFAFATSRKFVVDMMNVDVQGKEVMAVSMYPKEGNPLWEEYSTRAVASTLKSYSNHTFQYPYHKAISVHAKNQGMEYPMICWNYGRPEPDGTYSDRVKFGMISVIIHEIGHNFFPMIVNVDERQWGWMDEGLTTFLQYLAEQEFGKTYPEAIAPNDVYPSRRGIPAGIVPYMKGDQKYIAPIMSNPENVFQLGNNAYGKPATALNILRETVMGRELFDYAFKTYAQRWMFKHPTPEDFFRTMEDASAVDLDWFWRGWFYSTDFVDIGIQEVKKFYVTDKATKEGAAFLEQYGVTDPNSVDAVFVVEESSEEFREEMKGKDPLVNAPRLNAYIMDNFTPAERAKLKNPKYFYQVTFNKPGGLVMPIIVEYTYADGTSEKITYPVQVWRKNDVQVSKAIASNKEIVKIVVDPDLETADVNLDNNSWPQQPKEDKFQKFKNQQGD
- a CDS encoding peptidase associated/transthyretin-like domain-containing protein, whose translation is MKKLSFFMVFLLASMFLQAQTGERTLVNGSFTMPVGESMQGISVFNLNTNRGTVSNNAGKFSLLAGVNDSIRISSMQFQEFTIIVDKGVIDSQQLNIQINEVVNLLPEVIVSPYDLTGNVKVDISRMAVARVPDTLTAKNSMGLYFEADAAPDLQSMPRNEALAMSETRLVNGINFVNLFKEILITNKRDQVQRPEADINMDVRALFNDQFFKENFDIELRNINEFIYYADHNGLEEEMLKEGNELELIEFLLVQSKKFKKEQSKRN
- a CDS encoding DUF6702 family protein; this encodes MKSKILFLLIIFSLSSFSAVHKFYVSVTEIEHNGKNKSLQIISRVFTDDLESVLKTRFDPEIRLGKKVETPGVDAYIEKYLGQRFTVEVDGKPLEIKFLGKEYENDMTLFYLEIPEVKEFSKITVKNTILLDMFEEQKNLIHVQYKGKTKSLILAEGKERDVLNF